A genomic window from Oryctolagus cuniculus chromosome 12, mOryCun1.1, whole genome shotgun sequence includes:
- the RNASE1 gene encoding ribonuclease pancreatic — protein MALDRPLILLVLGLLMLGLAQSVLDNESPAKKFQRQHIDPKLPLSSTYCNKKMEQQDMTQGCKPLNTFVHEPLKKIQAVCFQEKVTCKDGKTNCYRSTSKMHTTDCSLLDTSKYPDCKYQTVQKERYIILACEGNPFVPVHFDASVE, from the coding sequence ATGGCTCTGGACAGACCCCTCATCCTACTTGTCCTGGGGCTGCTGATGCTGGGATTGGCACAGTCTGTTTTGGACAACGAGTCCCCGGCCAAGAAGTTCCAGCGGCAGCACATAGATCCAAAACTTCCCCTCAGCAGCACCTACTGCAACAAAAAGATGGAGCAACAGGACATGACACAGGGCTGCAAGCCACTGAACACCTTTGTGCACGAACCCCTGAAAAAGATCCAGGCAGTCTGCTTCCAGGAGAAGGTCACCTGCAAGGACGGGAAGACCAACTGCTACCGGAGCACCTCCAAAATGCACACCACAGACTGCTCCCTGTTAGATACATCCAAGTACCCTGACTGCAAGTACCAGACCGTTCAGAAAGAAAGATACATCATTTTAGCTTGTGAGGGGAACCCATTTGTGCCAGTCCACTTTGACGCTTCTGTGGAGTAA